One window from the genome of Nitrospira defluvii encodes:
- a CDS encoding nucleotidyltransferase family protein: MKAMILAAGLGTRLRPLTDVTPKPLLPVAGTPMIVWNLLLLKRHGIRDVVINLHHLGTMISQALGDGAALGMHLIYSYEPVILGTGGGIKQAEPHFKGEPVLVLNGDTLFELDLGAVMAFHREHAAAATLVLRQDPDAARWGLVEVADRAEVVRITGRGLSAPTVTAARMFAGIHILHPRLLRYLPVAKECSIIDAYVKGIQDGERIVGFDFDGFWSDVGTPERYAQVERDAAAGRISLAARSAGD, from the coding sequence ATGAAGGCCATGATCCTCGCCGCGGGCCTCGGCACTCGTTTACGGCCGCTCACCGATGTCACGCCGAAGCCGCTCCTCCCGGTCGCCGGGACGCCGATGATTGTCTGGAATTTGCTCCTGCTGAAGCGCCACGGCATCCGGGACGTCGTCATCAACCTCCATCATCTCGGCACGATGATTTCGCAAGCGCTGGGGGACGGCGCAGCGCTCGGTATGCACCTCATCTATTCCTACGAGCCGGTGATCTTGGGTACCGGCGGCGGGATCAAGCAGGCAGAACCGCATTTCAAAGGCGAGCCGGTGTTGGTGCTGAACGGCGATACGCTGTTTGAGCTGGATCTCGGCGCCGTGATGGCCTTCCACCGTGAGCATGCAGCGGCGGCGACGTTGGTGTTGCGGCAGGATCCTGACGCGGCCCGTTGGGGCTTAGTCGAGGTGGCGGATCGTGCCGAGGTCGTCCGGATCACGGGCCGCGGACTCTCGGCGCCAACCGTCACGGCGGCACGTATGTTTGCGGGTATCCACATTCTCCATCCACGTCTCCTGCGGTACCTGCCGGTCGCTAAAGAATGTTCGATCATCGACGCCTACGTCAAAGGCATTCAAGACGGGGAGCGGATCGTGGGATTCGATTTCGACGGATTCTGGAGTGATGTCGGAACGCCGGAACGGTATGCGCAAGTTGAGCGGGATGCGGCGGCGGGGCGGATCAGTCTGGCGGCTCGCTCAGCCGGGGATTAA
- the galT gene encoding galactose-1-phosphate uridylyltransferase: MPELRRDPIVGRWVIISTERSGRPQDVHMPSAPLPSAALCPFCPGQERLTPREILAYRPHASEPDGPNWTVRVIPNKFPALHVEGDMGREGLGLYDRMNGIGAHEVIIETPTHKEHLADLPTKRVEDVLWAYRDRILDLKKDLRLRYILIFKNHGAAAGATLEHSHSQLIALPVVPTSVLDEINGCRQHFQQKERCIYCDILRQESSEGARVVLENPEFLCITPYAARFPFEMWILPKRHAGYFEECQRTQFEFLAPILGESLRRMDTVLAHPAYNFILHSSPLHEKTGDFYHWHLEIIPKLTQVAGFEWGTGFYINPVSPEEAAKCLREAIL; this comes from the coding sequence ATGCCTGAGTTACGCAGAGACCCGATTGTCGGTCGGTGGGTGATCATCTCAACCGAGCGAAGTGGGCGCCCGCAAGATGTGCACATGCCCTCCGCACCCCTGCCGTCAGCCGCCCTCTGCCCGTTTTGTCCTGGCCAGGAACGTCTCACTCCGCGGGAAATCCTCGCCTACCGGCCGCATGCGTCCGAGCCGGACGGCCCCAATTGGACCGTGCGCGTCATCCCCAACAAATTCCCCGCCCTGCATGTCGAGGGAGACATGGGTCGCGAAGGGCTCGGGCTGTATGATCGCATGAACGGTATCGGTGCCCACGAAGTCATCATCGAAACCCCCACCCACAAGGAACACCTTGCCGACCTGCCGACCAAGCGCGTGGAGGACGTGCTCTGGGCATACCGCGACCGCATCTTGGATCTCAAAAAAGATTTGCGGTTGCGTTACATCCTGATCTTTAAAAACCATGGGGCAGCAGCGGGCGCCACACTGGAGCACAGCCATTCACAACTGATCGCCCTTCCCGTCGTCCCGACCAGCGTGTTGGACGAAATCAACGGCTGCCGGCAACACTTCCAGCAGAAGGAACGCTGCATTTATTGCGATATCCTGCGACAGGAGTCTTCGGAGGGAGCACGGGTCGTTCTGGAAAATCCGGAATTCCTCTGCATCACGCCCTACGCCGCGCGATTTCCCTTTGAAATGTGGATCCTTCCGAAACGCCATGCGGGATACTTCGAGGAATGCCAACGCACCCAGTTCGAATTTCTCGCCCCGATTCTCGGGGAATCGCTACGGCGGATGGATACGGTCCTTGCGCACCCGGCGTATAACTTTATCCTGCACAGCTCTCCCCTGCATGAAAAGACCGGAGACTTTTATCACTGGCATCTTGAGATCATTCCCAAACTGACTCAGGTCGCCGGATTCGAGTGGGGTACGGGATTCTACATCAATCCTGTCTCACCGGAGGAAGCCGCCAAATGCCTGAGGGAAGCCAT
- a CDS encoding aldo/keto reductase produces MQYVHLGRSGLRVSRLCLGTMNFGPHTSEPESFQIMDRALELGINFFDSANVYGWKVGEGVTEQIVGRWLAQGGGRREKVVLATKVYGRMGDWPNHSRLSALHIKRACEESLRRLRTDHLDLYQMHHIDRECPWEEIWQVMEQLCREGKVLYIGSSNFAGWHIAQAQELAKSRHFLGLISEQSLYNLLERTVELEVLPACQAYGIGIIPWSPLARGLLGGVLDAPTTGRRADEDVRQDMATHRPTLEAYEQFCRRHQWAPAAVALAWLLHQPAVTSPIIGPRTMEQLTSAVTSLDLSLSTEQRQELEQMFPGPGGAAPEAYAW; encoded by the coding sequence ATGCAGTATGTTCACCTGGGCCGCTCCGGTCTGCGCGTCAGTCGGTTGTGCCTCGGCACGATGAACTTCGGTCCGCACACATCTGAACCCGAGAGTTTTCAGATCATGGATCGAGCGCTCGAACTCGGCATCAACTTTTTTGACAGCGCCAATGTCTACGGATGGAAAGTCGGCGAAGGGGTCACCGAACAGATCGTCGGACGCTGGCTCGCCCAAGGCGGCGGGCGGCGCGAGAAAGTCGTGTTGGCCACTAAGGTCTACGGGCGCATGGGCGACTGGCCGAACCACTCGCGACTCTCGGCCCTGCACATCAAACGCGCCTGCGAAGAGAGCCTTCGGCGGCTCCGCACGGATCACCTCGACTTGTATCAGATGCACCACATCGATCGTGAGTGCCCCTGGGAGGAAATCTGGCAAGTGATGGAACAGCTGTGTCGAGAGGGCAAGGTCCTGTACATCGGGAGCAGCAATTTCGCCGGGTGGCACATCGCGCAGGCGCAGGAACTGGCCAAATCGCGGCACTTCCTTGGCCTCATCTCCGAACAGAGCCTTTATAATCTTCTCGAACGAACCGTTGAGCTGGAGGTATTGCCTGCCTGCCAAGCCTATGGGATCGGCATCATCCCCTGGAGCCCCCTTGCGCGAGGGTTGCTCGGCGGCGTCCTGGACGCACCCACGACCGGGCGCCGGGCCGACGAGGACGTACGCCAGGACATGGCGACGCACCGACCAACACTCGAGGCCTATGAGCAGTTCTGCCGGCGACACCAATGGGCACCCGCAGCTGTGGCGCTGGCCTGGCTGCTGCATCAACCGGCGGTCACGTCGCCGATCATCGGCCCGCGCACCATGGAACAGCTGACCAGCGCCGTCACAAGCCTGGACCTTTCGCTCAGCACAGAACAACGTCAGGAGTTAGAGCAGATGTTCCCCGGGCCCGGCGGCGCAGCTCCGGAAGCCTATGCCTGGTAG
- a CDS encoding glycoside hydrolase family 57 protein, with protein sequence MKTIQLCFLWHMHQPYYTDPLTGSASMPWVRLHATKAYYDMAFLLDRFPQARSTFNFTPSLLLQLEEFSAGRVRDLFLEYAQRPATDLTPTEKAFLIRHFFSANWATMVRPFPRYQELLVKRGLDVHGQDLERLAKQFSTQDFLDLQVWHNLAWFGYGSLERFPRLAELRAKNRGFTEEDKQEVLALQQTAIRQIVPMYRALQDREQIELTTTPFFHPILPLVIDSEFTRRARPDLPLPARFHAPADAEAQVRRAVEYHTHTFGRAPVGLWPSEGSVCPEVLPMVSKAGIRWLATDEGILYRSLQMAGQAWNRHYHLYQPYRVGTDAQPLSMLFRDREISDAFGFIYHKTTPESAADDVLRRIRSLAFDIPLEHGIIGVILDGENPWEHYHDGGERFLSLLFQAFEGDGLHIGQGIRVRLNTVARALETAPPSQHLDQLHSGSWINQDFKIWIGHQEDNRGWDLLQHTRARLVELTPSLPPDRARAAWDELYAAEGSDWFWWYGDDFDTDYKQEFDRLFRTHLRNVWTYAGMTPPEILNQPLVEARTPQGLDLVHQPLAFITPTLDGMASNFFEWRGAGSINPTPPLGAMWKSEGLFSAIFFGFDREHLYLRLDLDDASAPRQEQCTADLYIGSGIQQYRLSFPLSAVGTETFLLARADESGVYRDVGSYSTICRRKILELGVPFKDLEIEVGTELRLTLTVSEHGMEIGRYPHHGPATFNRPDDDFASTMWRV encoded by the coding sequence ATGAAAACCATTCAGCTCTGCTTTCTCTGGCATATGCACCAGCCGTACTACACGGACCCGCTCACGGGGTCTGCGAGTATGCCCTGGGTCCGCCTGCATGCGACGAAGGCCTATTACGATATGGCGTTCCTGCTCGATCGCTTTCCGCAGGCGCGCTCGACCTTCAACTTCACCCCGTCACTCCTCCTGCAACTGGAAGAGTTCTCCGCCGGTCGGGTACGAGATCTCTTCCTCGAATATGCCCAGCGTCCGGCGACCGACCTCACGCCGACGGAGAAAGCATTTCTCATCCGCCACTTCTTTTCAGCCAACTGGGCCACGATGGTCCGACCCTTTCCCCGCTACCAGGAACTCCTGGTGAAACGCGGCCTCGATGTCCATGGGCAAGACTTAGAGCGTCTGGCGAAGCAATTTTCCACCCAGGACTTCCTCGACCTGCAGGTATGGCACAACCTGGCCTGGTTCGGATACGGCAGCCTGGAGCGATTCCCGCGCCTGGCTGAACTGCGCGCGAAAAATCGTGGATTCACGGAAGAGGACAAGCAGGAAGTGCTGGCGCTGCAACAAACGGCCATCAGGCAAATCGTCCCGATGTATCGCGCGCTGCAGGACCGGGAACAGATCGAACTGACCACCACCCCGTTCTTTCATCCGATTCTTCCCCTGGTCATCGATTCGGAATTCACCCGCCGCGCCAGACCGGACCTTCCCCTCCCGGCACGGTTCCATGCGCCGGCCGATGCGGAAGCCCAAGTCCGGAGGGCCGTCGAATATCATACTCACACGTTCGGTCGAGCCCCGGTCGGGCTCTGGCCGTCGGAAGGATCGGTTTGCCCGGAAGTGTTGCCGATGGTGAGCAAAGCGGGCATCCGCTGGCTGGCGACGGACGAAGGCATTCTCTACCGCTCGCTGCAGATGGCAGGTCAAGCGTGGAACCGCCACTACCACCTCTACCAACCCTACCGGGTCGGCACAGATGCACAGCCCCTCTCAATGCTGTTTCGCGACCGCGAAATCTCGGATGCCTTCGGCTTCATCTACCACAAGACCACACCCGAATCCGCCGCCGACGATGTGCTGCGCCGGATTCGCAGCCTGGCCTTCGATATTCCGCTGGAGCACGGCATCATCGGAGTGATTCTCGACGGGGAAAATCCCTGGGAGCATTACCATGATGGAGGCGAACGATTCCTCTCGCTGCTGTTTCAGGCGTTTGAAGGGGATGGCCTGCACATCGGCCAGGGTATCCGGGTCCGCTTGAACACCGTCGCGCGCGCTCTGGAAACCGCCCCGCCGAGCCAACACCTGGACCAGCTCCATTCCGGCTCCTGGATCAATCAGGACTTCAAGATCTGGATCGGCCACCAGGAAGACAATCGCGGTTGGGACCTACTGCAGCATACGCGGGCCCGGCTGGTCGAGCTGACTCCCTCTCTCCCTCCCGATCGAGCACGCGCCGCCTGGGACGAGCTGTATGCCGCGGAAGGGAGCGACTGGTTCTGGTGGTACGGCGACGACTTCGACACGGACTACAAACAGGAATTCGACCGTCTATTCCGCACTCACCTGCGGAATGTCTGGACCTATGCCGGCATGACCCCTCCGGAAATTTTGAATCAGCCGCTGGTTGAGGCCCGCACCCCGCAAGGGTTGGACCTGGTGCACCAACCATTAGCCTTCATCACCCCAACATTGGACGGCATGGCCTCGAATTTTTTCGAATGGCGCGGGGCGGGCAGCATCAATCCCACACCTCCGCTGGGAGCGATGTGGAAATCCGAAGGGCTGTTCTCCGCGATTTTTTTTGGGTTCGACCGCGAGCACCTCTACCTTCGGCTGGATCTTGATGACGCATCGGCCCCACGCCAGGAGCAGTGCACGGCAGACTTGTACATCGGGTCGGGAATCCAGCAATATCGCCTGTCATTTCCCCTATCGGCCGTCGGTACCGAGACGTTTCTGCTTGCACGGGCAGACGAGTCCGGCGTCTACCGCGACGTCGGGTCGTATAGTACGATCTGCCGACGGAAGATTTTGGAACTGGGCGTGCCGTTCAAAGACCTGGAGATCGAGGTCGGCACGGAATTACGATTGACGCTCACCGTATCGGAGCATGGAATGGAAATCGGACGATATCCCCATCATGGCCCGGCGACCTTCAATCGACCGGACGACGACTTTGCCTCGACCATGTGGCGCGTCTAG
- a CDS encoding aminoglycoside phosphotransferase family protein has protein sequence MTTTQPAAPAAPLAPPDSTRIAKTVATQLPFRGELAGLSPLAGDASNRRYFRIALKGSPSALILMQLADPEGFKKSEEAVSGASAQIAELPFTNVLTHLQRTGVTVPQLHYYDREAGLLYLEDFGDLTLAEACRGAEPARLDALYRQAIDQLVLLQVKGTTPPAPGCIAFHRRFDVPLLMWEFDHFLEYGITARIGRPMKAEDDAAIRAEFQRIAELLAGQPQVLVHRDYHSRNLMVDGARIGIIDFQDALMGPATYDLASLLKDAYIELDETLVDALIEHFLDGLAAQGVKIADRPAFRRLFDFTSIQRNLKAAGRFVYIDQVKHNPKFLADIPRVLGYVRRNLSKYPELATLRRHLVPYVAELQ, from the coding sequence ATGACGACAACACAACCAGCCGCACCAGCGGCACCGCTCGCGCCTCCGGATTCCACACGCATCGCCAAGACCGTCGCGACCCAGTTGCCGTTTCGCGGTGAACTGGCCGGGCTGAGTCCATTGGCCGGCGATGCCTCCAATCGCCGGTATTTCCGGATCGCTCTGAAGGGCAGCCCCTCCGCATTGATTCTGATGCAGTTGGCCGATCCGGAAGGGTTCAAGAAATCAGAAGAAGCCGTCAGTGGAGCCTCGGCCCAGATTGCCGAACTGCCGTTCACCAATGTCCTGACCCATCTGCAGCGTACCGGCGTCACAGTACCACAGTTACATTATTATGATCGGGAGGCCGGGCTGTTGTATTTGGAGGACTTCGGCGACCTGACGCTGGCTGAAGCCTGTCGTGGTGCCGAGCCCGCCAGGCTGGACGCGCTCTATCGCCAGGCGATCGATCAATTGGTGCTGTTGCAAGTGAAGGGCACGACCCCGCCGGCACCGGGCTGTATCGCGTTTCACCGGCGCTTCGACGTGCCGCTGTTGATGTGGGAGTTCGATCACTTCCTAGAGTATGGAATCACGGCCCGTATCGGCCGGCCGATGAAGGCTGAGGACGACGCGGCGATTCGTGCCGAATTCCAGCGCATTGCCGAGTTGTTGGCCGGACAGCCGCAGGTGTTGGTCCATCGTGATTATCACTCGCGTAATCTCATGGTGGACGGCGCGCGCATCGGCATCATCGATTTTCAGGATGCGCTCATGGGCCCGGCGACATACGATCTGGCGTCGTTGCTCAAGGATGCATACATCGAGTTGGACGAAACGCTGGTGGATGCGCTCATCGAGCATTTTCTTGATGGTTTGGCCGCGCAAGGGGTGAAGATCGCCGATCGCCCCGCGTTTCGTCGTCTCTTCGATTTCACCAGTATCCAACGCAATCTCAAAGCCGCCGGCCGGTTTGTCTACATCGACCAGGTCAAACATAATCCAAAATTTCTTGCCGATATTCCGCGGGTCTTGGGATATGTCAGGCGTAATCTCTCGAAGTATCCCGAGTTGGCGACATTGCGTCGACACCTGGTGCCCTACGTGGCTGAACTGCAGTAG
- a CDS encoding DUF1015 domain-containing protein, whose amino-acid sequence MAHIIPFHGTLYNPATVGDVRQVVAPPYDIIDNALQKTLHDRHPNNVIRLELGYEQAGDTATNNKYTRAAGALKDWLKTGALRKDSQPAIYYHTIEYQPPYSAPGTPTKVFKGFLSTVELEEFGSGKIYPHENTRAAAKTDRLNLLEACRANFSAIISLYSDPQNDVLALIEQAIATDKPRIDFQDDVGFRQRLWSVTDPNVLAKVVEIMHTKQLFIADGHHRYETALNYRRARRQQAGAPTSPQPYDSVLMLFASLEDKGLTVLPTHRVLTTSMPAPAELLRTLDPVFEVTALPFQAGNEAQVRGQFIETLRSRGQSVPMFGLALKNDPQYYLLTLRAAHRPTASTSPRDRLDVSLLQQHVVSTLCPTQQAQEAMLYSKDDHEALNWVRQGTGTAALLLNPTKVAEVKAVASAGERMPHKSTYFFPKPLTGLVMNVMEG is encoded by the coding sequence ATGGCACACATCATCCCCTTTCACGGCACCCTCTATAACCCAGCGACGGTCGGCGACGTCCGCCAGGTGGTCGCACCGCCCTATGACATCATCGACAACGCCTTGCAGAAAACGTTGCACGATCGCCACCCCAACAACGTCATTCGCCTGGAACTCGGCTACGAGCAGGCTGGAGACACGGCCACCAACAACAAATACACCCGTGCAGCGGGAGCGCTGAAAGACTGGTTGAAGACCGGGGCTCTGCGCAAGGATTCCCAGCCCGCGATCTATTACCACACGATCGAATACCAGCCGCCCTATTCAGCTCCCGGCACGCCCACGAAGGTGTTCAAGGGATTTCTGTCGACGGTCGAGCTCGAAGAATTCGGATCGGGGAAGATCTACCCGCATGAAAACACGCGCGCGGCGGCGAAAACGGATCGGCTCAATCTCTTGGAAGCCTGCCGCGCCAACTTCAGCGCCATTATCTCGCTGTATTCCGATCCGCAGAATGACGTGCTCGCCCTGATCGAACAGGCCATCGCCACGGACAAACCCCGGATCGATTTTCAGGACGACGTGGGCTTCCGGCAGCGACTCTGGAGCGTGACCGACCCCAATGTACTCGCGAAGGTCGTCGAGATCATGCACACGAAACAGCTGTTCATCGCCGACGGCCACCATCGCTACGAAACGGCGCTGAACTATCGCCGCGCCAGGCGGCAACAGGCCGGGGCCCCGACGTCACCGCAGCCGTACGACAGTGTCCTGATGCTGTTTGCCAGCCTCGAGGACAAGGGGTTGACGGTGTTGCCGACGCATCGGGTATTGACCACGTCGATGCCCGCGCCCGCAGAATTGCTGCGTACCTTGGATCCGGTGTTCGAAGTCACCGCCCTGCCGTTTCAAGCCGGCAATGAGGCCCAGGTGCGAGGACAATTCATCGAAACCCTGCGTAGCCGCGGCCAGTCCGTACCGATGTTCGGCCTCGCCCTCAAGAATGATCCACAGTATTACCTGTTGACCCTGAGGGCCGCGCATCGCCCCACAGCATCGACCTCACCGCGTGATCGCCTCGACGTCTCCCTGCTTCAGCAGCATGTCGTCTCCACCCTCTGCCCCACGCAGCAGGCGCAGGAAGCGATGCTCTATTCGAAAGACGACCACGAAGCCTTGAATTGGGTGCGACAGGGAACCGGCACAGCTGCGTTACTCTTAAATCCAACCAAGGTTGCGGAAGTGAAGGCCGTCGCCTCGGCAGGTGAGCGCATGCCCCATAAATCGACCTATTTCTTTCCCAAACCGCTGACCGGACTGGTCATGAATGTCATGGAAGGCTAG
- a CDS encoding VanZ family protein, which translates to MTPLSILQHWGPVLLYAGLIFFGSSLSSPPEAISSVLQKFSDKILHFCEYAVLGGLLYRACRHASGEWLSRHALPAAALGAAFYGLSDETHQLFVPFREADLFDLVADTVGGTVGAWGWSLLERYRRASAVQQSRA; encoded by the coding sequence GTGACGCCGCTTTCCATCTTACAGCATTGGGGCCCGGTGCTCCTCTATGCGGGGCTCATTTTTTTCGGCTCGTCCCTGTCGAGCCCGCCCGAAGCCATCTCCTCGGTCCTGCAAAAGTTTTCCGACAAGATCCTCCACTTCTGCGAATATGCGGTGCTGGGGGGATTGCTCTACCGTGCCTGCCGACACGCCTCGGGGGAATGGCTGTCGCGGCATGCGCTGCCGGCGGCGGCACTTGGCGCAGCCTTCTACGGCCTCAGTGATGAGACACATCAATTGTTTGTGCCGTTTCGCGAAGCGGATCTTTTCGATCTCGTTGCTGATACGGTGGGCGGCACCGTGGGGGCGTGGGGGTGGTCGTTGCTGGAACGATATAGGCGGGCGAGCGCTGTGCAGCAATCACGTGCCTAG
- a CDS encoding sigma-54-dependent transcriptional regulator produces the protein MTKAKVLIVDDDQDIVTMLQDRLDAGGYKTLTASDGQRGLELIEQESPNLVLLDLYLPRLKGMDVLKRMAQNKQCEDIPVIVMTAAGTIPDAVEAMRHGAYDFLTKPLEKDHLLIVIQKALERDSLKRQVAALKSDIQNRYATIVGDSAKIRSIIESAQRAAKSDASILLLGESGTGKELFARSIHQWSPRQSMPMVVINCVALTETLLENELFGHERGAFTSADRLQKGKLEMADGGTVFLDEIGDMPLPLQAKLLRVLQDKEFQRVGGTRSISVNIRFVAATNKDLRQAVKAGQFREDLFFRLNVVSFTLPPLRERSEDIVGLAEFFLKRHAYEAKRPGVMLSAAARAALTHYSWPGNIRELDNVLSRAVVLSPGDVIEPEFLGLSSEDAGSMRAGDPALPYLNLTYHESMEAHSAYIIDRALEKAAGNQTKAAEFLDLQRTYLARLIKQRKATPDE, from the coding sequence ATGACGAAGGCCAAAGTACTCATAGTCGATGACGATCAGGACATCGTGACGATGTTGCAGGATCGCCTCGACGCCGGCGGGTATAAAACCCTGACGGCCTCTGATGGCCAACGTGGCCTCGAGCTCATCGAACAGGAATCTCCCAACCTGGTCCTGCTGGACCTCTACTTGCCTCGGCTCAAAGGCATGGATGTGCTCAAGCGCATGGCCCAGAACAAGCAATGCGAGGACATTCCGGTCATCGTCATGACGGCCGCGGGCACGATTCCCGACGCCGTCGAAGCCATGCGCCATGGGGCCTACGACTTTCTGACAAAGCCGCTGGAGAAAGACCATCTCCTGATCGTCATTCAGAAGGCGCTGGAACGGGACTCGCTGAAGCGGCAGGTGGCCGCGCTCAAATCGGACATCCAAAACCGCTATGCCACCATCGTGGGAGACAGTGCGAAGATCAGGAGCATCATCGAATCGGCCCAGCGTGCAGCCAAATCGGATGCCAGCATTCTCCTGCTCGGAGAAAGCGGTACCGGCAAGGAACTCTTTGCACGATCCATCCACCAATGGAGCCCGCGCCAAAGCATGCCGATGGTCGTCATCAATTGTGTGGCGCTCACGGAAACATTGCTGGAGAACGAACTCTTCGGCCACGAGCGAGGCGCATTCACGAGTGCCGACCGCCTTCAAAAGGGCAAGCTTGAAATGGCCGACGGCGGGACCGTGTTCTTGGACGAGATCGGTGACATGCCGTTACCCTTGCAGGCCAAACTCCTGCGCGTGCTCCAGGACAAGGAATTCCAGCGCGTCGGCGGCACACGGTCCATCTCAGTCAACATCCGGTTTGTGGCCGCAACGAACAAGGATTTACGACAGGCCGTGAAGGCGGGGCAATTCAGGGAGGATCTGTTCTTCCGGCTCAATGTCGTTAGCTTTACGCTGCCGCCGTTGCGGGAACGCAGTGAAGATATCGTGGGACTCGCGGAATTTTTCCTTAAGCGGCATGCCTACGAGGCCAAACGCCCCGGCGTGATGCTGAGCGCGGCAGCCAGGGCCGCCCTCACTCACTACTCCTGGCCCGGCAACATTCGTGAGCTCGACAACGTGTTATCACGCGCCGTTGTGCTCAGCCCTGGGGATGTGATTGAGCCGGAATTTCTGGGACTCTCCAGCGAAGACGCGGGATCAATGAGAGCGGGAGACCCTGCCCTGCCCTACCTGAACCTGACCTACCATGAATCCATGGAAGCCCATAGCGCCTATATCATCGACCGGGCGCTGGAAAAGGCGGCGGGCAATCAAACGAAAGCGGCGGAATTCCTCGACTTGCAACGCACCTACCTTGCACGCCTGATCAAGCAGCGCAAAGCCACTCCCGACGAGTAA
- a CDS encoding polyprenyl synthetase family protein, translated as MSNGPTTLTLHSMADVWDVYREELEGVEDQIRKNLDSSVALVNTVAAHILNSGGKRVRPLFVLLSAHLCGYAGQDHQALGSLVEFIHTATLLHDDVVDDADLRRGRRTASKVWGNQISILVGDYLYSRAICQIVDFRNQGINEALSEACRKMAEGEVLQLYYNGNPLMPEPEYLRIIEHKTAGLIAASCKIGAIVAGATEELQEALFRFGQRLGIAFQLADDTLDYTANGEHLGKTLGQDLRQGKATLPLLHLLQHCSEPDRQLIKDRMETRTLTDEELRRIVALMQEYGSIAYAMERAHAFVAAAKRDLELFHDNTAKRALSIAADYMVTRDR; from the coding sequence ATGTCGAACGGACCGACCACCCTGACACTCCACAGCATGGCTGATGTCTGGGATGTGTATCGTGAAGAGCTCGAGGGGGTCGAGGACCAGATCCGGAAGAACCTCGACTCCAGCGTCGCCTTGGTCAACACAGTCGCCGCGCATATTCTGAACAGCGGCGGCAAACGGGTCCGCCCCCTCTTTGTGCTCCTCAGTGCTCACCTCTGCGGATACGCCGGGCAGGACCATCAAGCACTCGGTAGCCTGGTTGAATTCATCCACACCGCCACTCTGTTGCACGACGACGTCGTCGATGACGCCGACCTGCGACGAGGCCGCCGTACCGCGAGCAAAGTCTGGGGCAATCAAATCAGCATTCTGGTCGGTGACTATCTCTATTCCCGCGCGATCTGCCAGATCGTCGATTTCCGCAACCAGGGCATCAACGAAGCATTGTCGGAAGCCTGTCGGAAAATGGCCGAGGGCGAGGTCTTGCAACTCTATTACAACGGCAATCCGCTGATGCCGGAGCCCGAATATCTTCGCATCATCGAGCACAAGACCGCCGGGTTGATTGCCGCATCCTGCAAGATCGGCGCGATCGTCGCCGGAGCCACGGAAGAGTTACAGGAGGCGCTGTTCCGGTTCGGGCAGCGGCTGGGCATCGCATTCCAACTGGCGGACGACACGCTGGACTATACCGCCAACGGTGAGCATCTGGGCAAAACACTTGGGCAGGACCTTCGACAAGGCAAAGCGACACTGCCGTTGTTGCACCTCTTGCAACACTGCTCCGAGCCGGATCGGCAGCTGATTAAAGACCGCATGGAAACCAGGACCTTGACCGACGAGGAACTCCGCCGCATCGTGGCCTTGATGCAGGAGTATGGGTCCATCGCCTACGCCATGGAACGGGCACACGCATTTGTCGCCGCCGCCAAACGCGATCTCGAGCTGTTCCACGACAACACCGCCAAGCGCGCCCTGTCCATCGCCGCCGATTACATGGTGACTCGCGACCGCTGA